Proteins found in one Solitalea lacus genomic segment:
- a CDS encoding Na/Pi cotransporter family protein, with protein MFFSIDVWKILAGIAFFLLGMNQLEDALKQLAGRPFKLFLKRQTSHKLKAVAGGAVVTALLQSSSVVNLMVLAFVGADVIKMQNALAIILGANFGTTLDSWVIATIGFRFNIESFAFPITGLAGIAMALMNKDNRWYQWSKFFFGFGFLFVGLDYMRTGIEEVVKQIDLISFNQYPAIVFLLLGFFITTLIQSSLATMTIVLSALYVDVISLYAATAIVLGSEIGTSIKLIIASLKGFAPKKRVAIGNFLFNMITAMLVFIMLRPVNSLIVEVLQIKDHLIALVFFQSFVNLLGIIMFFPFLNTIGRYLEGKFKVSEDDTLFIAKIAPDETDSAMDALTKETKRFIFLIIQFSLDTFNVNTIELQNVTYQNYFYLKSYLEKYEYIKHLHGELHSYYIQLQKIVMNQPESEKLNQLISAVRNCMYAAKSMKDAHLDVKQLGNSSNDAKYDFYLQTQQKVEFFSKRLTELLQLEKESIYFEELVSIYQSVQDGYTQTLKEFYQKGLTQHLNEVETSTLVNFNREMYTALKAMVWGIKDYLLDSKQVEYFDNLPGFIR; from the coding sequence ATGTTTTTCTCCATCGATGTTTGGAAAATACTTGCAGGAATTGCCTTTTTCCTGCTTGGGATGAACCAACTGGAAGATGCCTTGAAACAACTGGCAGGTCGACCGTTTAAGCTTTTTCTGAAACGTCAAACTTCACATAAACTGAAAGCTGTTGCCGGAGGGGCTGTTGTCACAGCCCTATTACAAAGTAGTTCAGTTGTAAACCTAATGGTATTGGCATTTGTTGGTGCTGATGTGATAAAAATGCAAAATGCCCTGGCGATAATATTAGGGGCTAACTTTGGCACCACACTAGACAGTTGGGTAATTGCCACCATCGGTTTCAGATTCAATATAGAGAGCTTTGCATTTCCCATTACCGGTTTAGCCGGCATAGCGATGGCTTTAATGAACAAGGACAATCGCTGGTACCAATGGAGCAAATTCTTCTTTGGTTTTGGGTTCTTGTTTGTCGGACTTGACTACATGCGAACAGGTATTGAAGAGGTTGTCAAACAAATTGACCTGATCTCCTTTAATCAATACCCGGCTATAGTTTTTCTTTTGCTCGGCTTTTTTATTACCACCCTGATCCAGTCGAGTTTGGCCACGATGACCATCGTTTTGAGCGCCTTATATGTTGATGTTATCAGCCTGTATGCCGCCACTGCCATTGTGCTGGGTTCCGAAATAGGCACTTCCATAAAATTAATCATAGCTTCCTTAAAGGGATTTGCCCCTAAAAAACGGGTCGCGATCGGTAACTTTTTGTTCAACATGATTACTGCTATGTTGGTGTTTATTATGTTACGACCAGTTAATAGCCTAATTGTAGAAGTGTTACAAATAAAAGACCATTTGATAGCTCTGGTTTTCTTTCAAAGTTTTGTAAATCTGTTAGGAATCATTATGTTTTTTCCTTTTCTAAATACTATCGGACGTTATTTGGAAGGTAAATTCAAAGTCTCGGAAGATGATACCCTTTTTATCGCTAAAATAGCTCCTGATGAAACAGATTCGGCCATGGATGCCTTAACAAAGGAGACCAAACGTTTCATTTTTCTAATCATCCAATTTAGCCTCGATACCTTTAATGTAAATACCATAGAACTACAAAACGTAACGTATCAAAATTATTTTTACTTAAAATCGTATCTGGAAAAATATGAGTACATCAAGCATCTGCATGGTGAACTCCATAGTTATTATATTCAATTGCAGAAAATAGTGATGAACCAACCCGAATCTGAAAAATTGAATCAATTAATTTCGGCGGTTCGAAATTGTATGTATGCTGCTAAAAGCATGAAAGATGCGCATTTGGATGTTAAACAACTCGGAAATTCTTCCAATGATGCTAAATATGATTTCTACCTGCAAACCCAACAGAAAGTTGAATTCTTTTCCAAACGATTAACAGAATTACTTCAGCTTGAGAAAGAATCAATTTATTTTGAAGAGTTGGTAAGCATCTATCAATCGGTACAGGATGGTTATACACAAACTTTAAAGGAATTTTATCAGAAAGGCTTAACGCAGCATTTGAACGAAGTGGAAACTTCTACCCTTGTTAATTTTAACCGTGAAATGTACACTGCTCTGAAAGCGATGGTATGGGGCATAAAAGATTACCTGCTCGACAGCAAGCAGGTGGAGTATTTTGATAATTTACCGGGATTTATTCGGTGA